The following proteins come from a genomic window of Nostoc sp. TCL26-01:
- a CDS encoding HlyD family efflux transporter periplasmic adaptor subunit — protein MNTLHRRENDFWHRSNEQITEHLPILEANDFLPHIGKWISIGGGVILSIFIAGVALAFVFKYNVTVKVPATLRPVGELRVVQSPISGKIQKIAVKENQIVTEGEAIAYIDDSRLQTQKSQLKNMIQQSQLQLNKIDAQLGEIDVQLAAQTNLNNQTNISAQAELSGTQRNYADQQIKAIADMTQAQSALTLARAQKDRLQREKLLQATVQETEVALNLARTQRQRLKQEKFLTATIEEAETALRLAKTQQDRLQREKVLTATVDEAEAALTLARVQRARLQPIVASGAIARNFFEEKDQAVISAEAKLEQAKANAKNLLEEKDQAVISAEAKLEQAKANAKNLLEEKDQAVISAQAKLEQAKANAKNLVDEKGQALIVAQTNLAKAKTEIAPNNYTVTVASQRIQQEQAKGEVTLAALKKEKETLLQQRLEFQKQLDRTSKELQQLENDLSQSIIRAPIAGTVLQLNLRNPGQIVQPSDAIAQIAPINAPIQIKANVQSQDINKIKPGQQVQMQVSACPYPDYGTLKGIVKTIAPDALPIVTNTSANTVNNANKTAYEVTIEPQTPYVGKADKQCQLKSGMEGRADIISRQETVMQFILRKARLIADL, from the coding sequence GTGAACACCTTACATCGTCGAGAAAATGATTTTTGGCATCGGTCAAATGAGCAGATTACCGAACATCTGCCTATATTAGAAGCTAACGATTTTCTTCCCCACATTGGTAAATGGATAAGTATTGGTGGGGGAGTTATCTTGAGTATTTTTATAGCTGGAGTGGCGTTAGCATTTGTTTTTAAATACAACGTGACTGTGAAAGTGCCAGCTACCCTGCGTCCAGTGGGAGAACTACGGGTTGTGCAATCACCGATTAGTGGGAAAATTCAAAAAATCGCTGTTAAAGAAAATCAAATAGTAACTGAGGGAGAAGCTATTGCTTATATTGATGATTCCCGACTGCAAACCCAGAAAAGTCAACTAAAAAATATGATTCAGCAGAGTCAATTACAACTAAATAAAATAGATGCTCAACTAGGAGAAATAGATGTGCAACTTGCAGCACAAACTAACTTAAATAACCAGACGAATATATCTGCTCAAGCTGAACTCAGTGGTACACAACGCAACTATGCAGACCAGCAAATTAAAGCTATAGCAGATATGACGCAAGCACAATCAGCTTTAACTTTGGCAAGGGCGCAAAAAGACCGATTACAAAGAGAAAAACTTTTACAAGCCACTGTACAGGAAACGGAAGTAGCCTTGAATTTAGCGAGAACGCAAAGACAAAGGTTAAAACAGGAAAAATTTTTAACAGCAACTATAGAGGAAGCAGAAACAGCTTTAAGACTAGCTAAAACACAACAAGATAGATTGCAACGAGAAAAAGTTTTAACTGCAACTGTAGACGAAGCAGAGGCAGCTTTGACTTTAGCTAGAGTGCAACGAGCTAGATTACAACCGATAGTAGCATCAGGAGCGATCGCTCGCAATTTCTTTGAGGAAAAAGACCAAGCTGTCATCTCGGCGGAGGCGAAATTGGAACAAGCCAAGGCTAATGCGAAGAATCTCCTGGAAGAAAAAGACCAAGCTGTCATCTCGGCGGAGGCGAAATTGGAACAAGCCAAGGCTAATGCGAAGAATCTCCTGGAAGAAAAAGACCAAGCTGTCATCTCGGCACAAGCTAAACTTGAACAAGCCAAGGCTAATGCTAAAAATCTCGTAGACGAAAAAGGCCAAGCTTTAATAGTTGCTCAAACAAATCTCGCTAAGGCGAAAACGGAAATTGCTCCCAATAATTATACTGTCACCGTCGCATCTCAAAGAATTCAGCAAGAACAGGCAAAGGGAGAAGTTACTTTAGCCGCGTTGAAGAAAGAAAAAGAGACTCTACTGCAACAACGCCTAGAATTTCAAAAACAACTAGATAGAACTAGCAAAGAATTACAACAGCTAGAAAATGATTTAAGTCAGAGTATAATTCGCGCTCCTATTGCGGGTACAGTGCTGCAATTAAACCTTCGTAACCCTGGTCAAATTGTACAACCAAGTGATGCGATCGCCCAAATTGCTCCCATAAATGCACCAATCCAAATTAAAGCTAATGTTCAGTCTCAAGATATTAACAAAATCAAACCCGGTCAACAAGTCCAAATGCAAGTTTCCGCTTGTCCATATCCAGACTACGGTACTCTCAAAGGAATAGTGAAAACCATTGCTCCAGATGCTTTACCAATTGTGACAAATACATCAGCAAATACTGTTAATAATGCTAATAAAACTGCTTATGAAGTAACTATTGAACCACAAACACCATACGTCGGTAAAGCTGACAAGCAATGTCAACTTAAATCAGGAATGGAAGGACGCGCCGATATTATTTCTCGCCAAGAAACAGTCATGCAATTCATTCTCAGAAAAGCCAGATTAATTGCCGATTTGTGA